A single region of the Lycium barbarum isolate Lr01 chromosome 2, ASM1917538v2, whole genome shotgun sequence genome encodes:
- the LOC132628607 gene encoding uncharacterized protein LOC132628607 has product MKNDRGSSSRGLQYKNNNAAISSTKESPRLSEYNFNIDSLALVTAIGKIKGATWRLRDEVARLLKNGHLREFLSERERNNYKNREGNKKIEPKEPQHINIIKGGLEIPQGPVMKRTKFSITREKRNRDYVLDGFISFSDEEVEGITQPYNDALVISILINKTHVRHILIDIGSSVNIIRWKNVEQLGLLDQIVPTTRVLNGFNMACETTNGEITLPVNTTVVVQHIMFYVSDGEIKYNALFGRPWIHVMKAVPSTLYQMLKFPTPDGIKIVRGEQPTTKEMFPIEEAALKEPASKDPTASCTMNSDTDEKAK; this is encoded by the exons ATGAAAAACGATCGAGGTTCGTCGAGTAGGGGCCTCCAATACAAAAACAACAATGCAGCAATCTCAAGTACCAAAGAAAGCCCTAGGTTATCAGAATATAATTTCAATATTGACTCCTTGGCTCTGGTGACAGCTATTGGGAAGATTAAAGGAGCAACATG GAGATTAAGAGATGAGGTAGCTAGGTTACTCAAGAACGGTCATCTCAGAGAATTCTTGAGTGAACGAGAGAGAAATAACTATAAGAACAGGGAAGGTAACAAAAAGATTGAGCCAAAGGAGCCTCAGCATATCAACATAATCAAAGGCGGGCTTGAAATACCTCAAGGACCAGTCATGAAGAGGACGAAATTCTCTATCACGAGGGAGAAGAGGAATAGGGATTACGTACTGgatggattcatttcgttcagcgaCGAGGAAGTGGAAGGCATCACCCAGCCTTACAATGACGCCctggtaatctctatacttataAATAAAACTCACGTTAGACATATTTTAATTGATATAGGTAGCTCGGTAAATATCATCCGATGGAAGAACGTCGAACAACTGGGTCTGTTGGATCAAATCGTACCAACAACCCGGGTCTTGAATGGGTTCAACATGGCCTGTGAAACCACCAATGGAGAAATCACCTTGCCCGTGAATACAACCGTAGTTGTGCAACACATAATGTTCTACGTCAGTGATGGAGAAATAAAGTACAATGCCTTGTTCGGGAGACCTTGGATACACGTAATGAAAGCAGTGCCCTCTACACTATACCAAATGCTAAAATTTCCAACCCCTGATGGGATAAAGATAGTCCGGGGAGAGCAGCCAACCACCAAAGAGATGTTTCCGATCGAGGAAGCAGCACTCAAAGAACCCGCATCGAAGGATCCAACAGCAAGCTGCACTATGAATTCAGACACAGACGAAAaggccaaatag